The proteins below are encoded in one region of Diorhabda carinulata isolate Delta chromosome 3, icDioCari1.1, whole genome shotgun sequence:
- the LOC130891638 gene encoding protein SCAI, with protein MVGMANMDEHERKIVTEFVHLLEKSKQLFNGLRDLPQYGHKQWQAYFGRTFDIYTKLWKFQQQHRQILDAKYSLKRWQIGEIASKIGQLYYHYYLRTSETNYLNEAYSFYAAIRGRAYYSRAAKEDRSELMVKKLRYYARFIVVCLLLRRMKLVRELIVELDRHIADYSSTYEPDDQIEWSLVLDEIKGFIQSDSLVQVLHADTNPIVLSHRLSPLTTPPVEKSQYMSLTLQEILIIGSASEQVKFSELTMDMFRMIQTLEREPQEDFNHIYDASPAPGRVPYGINPPKGYIENGDRPSRRENPHKYLLYKPTLSHVLVFLASGFKELPTNGALLLYLSADGCFSTTKHPEDMGYDLGGVLTSSRRDGDHKKQKEAHCLYPGDLYPFTRRPLFVIVDSDNSFVFQHIPRYFGQPLVTLMSPQDTPPAFQDQQHNGSLFTLFLHSPLTAFCYCCNLTTIPIHHWERCQSFVDRFVTEASRLFTRSRVESSYLQFFGDDFLRLLLLRYVFCDVVLHLHRAFKGRQYRPRCQPPLPEADLLEHPSLQHLVLDLAAHLEVRTHFMESHEVE; from the exons GGACTTACCACAATATGGACATAAACAGTGGCAAGCATATTTTGGTAGAACTTTcgatatttatacaaaattatggaaatttcaGCAGCAGCACCGACAAATTTTAGATgcaaaatatagtttgaaaCGATGGCAGATAGGAGAAATAGCATCTAAAATAGGACAATTATACTATCATTATTA cTTAAGAACTAGTGAAACCAATTACTTGAATGAGGCATATTCGTTTTATGCCGCAATACGAGGTCGTGCATATTATTCAAGAGCAGCTAAAGAAGATAG GTCCGAACTGATggtgaaaaaattgagatattaTGCGCGATTCATAGTCGTATGCCTTCTTCTGAGACGTATGAAGTTAGTTagagaattaatagtagaatTAGATAGACATATCGCCGATTACTCGAGCACGTATGAACCTGATGACCAAATCGAATGGAGTTTGGTTCTTGATGAAATTAAAGGTTTTATACAATCTGACTCTCTTGTGCAAGTCTTACACGCTGACACGAATCCAATCGTTCTTTCACACAG ATTGAGTCCTTTAACAACACCGCCTGTAGAAAAGTCGCAATATATGAGTTTAACTCTTCAAGAGATATTGATAATAGGTAGCGCTTCTGAGCAAGTAAAGTTTTCTGAATTAACAATGGATATGTTCCGCATGATTCAAACTCTGGAAAGAGAACCTCAGGAAGATTTTAATCATATTTACGATGCGTCTCCAGCACCAGGAAGAGTTCCTTATGGAATTAATCCGCCGAAAGG ttacATTGAAAATGGCGATAGGCCCTCAAGAAGAGAAAACCCTCATAAATATTTACTGTACAAACCCACTTTAAGTCACGTCTTAGTATTCTTAGCTAGTGGTTTCAAAGAACTACCAACCAATGGTGCTCTGTTACTATATTTATCGGCTGATGGTTGTTTTTCGACTACAAAACATCCTGAAGACA TGGGTTATGATCTTGGTGGTGTTCTAACTAGTAGCCGAAGAGACGGAGatcacaaaaaacaaaaagaagctCACTGCCTTTATCCTGGTGATTTATATCCATTCACAAGGAGACCTCTATTTGTTATAGTAGATTCAGACAATAGTTTCGTTTTTCAACACATTCCCAGATATTTTGGACAGCCATTGGTTACGTTAATGTCGCCACAAGATACACCTCCAGCTTTCCAAG ATCAACAGCACAATGGTTCTCTATTTACACTGTTCCTTCATTCACCTTTGACAGCCTTCTGTTATTGCTGTAATTTGACAACCATTCCAATTCACCATTGGGAAAGATGTCAAAGTTTCGTTGATAGATTCGTAACGGAGGCTTCTCGACTTTTCACTAGATCTCGAGTCG AATCCtcatatcttcaatttttcggTGACGATTTCCTTCGTTTATTGTTGTTGCGATATGTATTCTGCGACGTAGTGCTACATCTTCACAGAGCGTTTAAAGGTCGTCAGTACCGTCCGAGATGTCAACCTCCACTACCCGAAGCAGACTTATTAGAACATCCATCATTACAGCACCTCGTACTGGATCTCGCGGCACACCTCGAAGTGCGAACTCACTTCATGGAAAGTCATGAGGTCGAATGA